Proteins from a single region of Thermotoga maritima MSB8:
- a CDS encoding glycosyltransferase → MDIFEEIRKKIEQKEFSKAKEMAEKIEDEVEKYNSLGIIHYYEGKVSEALEFFKKALDINPVHDDALFNYSKVLFEKGEYFESWRYLTRINNKTWEVYDMLGDTQLKQNNPAMALYYYKKAAELSNIPEMKEKYQILKDQFKKDVKLAIFCLPGLDNFIKDIAQILSNIYDVKLVVTTDVRQIQEAYNWADIVWLEWANEMAVEVTNKLPKDGKKILCRLHSYEALANYPEKINWKNVDKLILVAEHIERILRDYHSEVYKQVKDKIVIVPNGLDLNRLKFKVRQPGFNIAVVAHINHKKDPAMWLQIIGMLRKIDERYTLHIAGDFQEIRYANYFKHFIKDAGLEKNVKLYGWVEDVNAFLEDKNYLLSTSIHESFGYNIAEAMAKGIKPIIHNYAGAKTQWPDDLVFNFIDEVIRIVTSRDYNSEKYRSFVEKNCSLEKQITSILSIVQLQDNNRTKNKSIHKKSTTDTENSFAKIWKEYSKIDSFTIMNDLPGKSLRSEFVSLLERFFILNKARILEVGTGTGAFSIELALREADVTGIDIDPTSIELAIRISKDYNVENVEFKVGDGFKLTESFKPQEFDIAFNMGVVEHFKDDDIIKMLKQMGEVAKFVVVGVPYSGSFVYKTAKETAQKLGAWEYGFERDFLTLEPLIRRAGLIPLHEEVIGVLAEPFYLRRINPEWVPLKIAENLQKYFQGEKVGSWLICFATKWPGYADEFLKLDDHKKIKFESTQISLLTVPKPLVSIVIPVLNGANYVKRLVDNIKRIDYENFEVVLVDDGSTDGTADLFERLIKGEPKLREKILIIRNKENVGTFHSRLIGVKHSQGSFVFFHDIDDLVYSKGVKKLLDDLLNFPNKKTLLTVTNALMSGEQFNGEIWCSNFYKNKEELFVSEITSLSGKFSIIDTLIERIPLQKAYEELAEVLHKVGIIKMTIAEDTILADYLLLEHFVEKMIPTFYTFLGYEVGNLQSSSKKLLERIKQIPIQISFLMVMSQKEKLFDKATLNQLENTVKQSAARIYGQELGQKFFENYLEFKRRFSSILL, encoded by the coding sequence ATGGACATCTTTGAAGAGATAAGAAAAAAGATTGAACAAAAAGAATTCTCGAAAGCAAAAGAAATGGCTGAAAAAATAGAAGATGAAGTGGAAAAATACAACTCACTTGGAATCATACACTACTACGAAGGTAAAGTCAGCGAAGCGCTTGAGTTTTTCAAAAAAGCCCTCGATATCAATCCAGTTCACGATGATGCTCTTTTCAACTACTCGAAGGTGCTCTTCGAAAAGGGAGAATACTTTGAATCCTGGAGATATTTGACGAGGATCAACAACAAAACGTGGGAAGTCTACGACATGCTCGGAGACACACAGCTGAAACAGAACAATCCAGCGATGGCTCTTTATTATTACAAAAAGGCAGCAGAACTTTCCAACATACCGGAAATGAAAGAAAAATACCAAATCCTGAAAGACCAGTTCAAAAAAGACGTAAAGCTTGCCATATTCTGCCTTCCTGGTCTGGACAACTTCATAAAGGATATAGCTCAGATTTTGTCGAACATCTACGATGTGAAGCTTGTTGTTACAACAGATGTCAGACAGATCCAGGAAGCTTACAACTGGGCGGATATCGTTTGGCTCGAATGGGCGAACGAAATGGCAGTGGAGGTAACAAATAAGCTTCCAAAGGATGGGAAAAAAATTCTTTGTCGACTTCACAGCTATGAAGCATTGGCCAATTACCCTGAAAAAATAAATTGGAAAAACGTCGATAAATTGATTCTTGTTGCAGAACATATAGAACGTATCCTTCGAGATTACCATTCTGAAGTTTACAAGCAAGTAAAAGACAAGATAGTAATTGTTCCAAACGGTCTTGATCTGAACAGACTTAAGTTCAAAGTTAGACAACCCGGATTCAACATAGCAGTTGTGGCTCACATCAATCATAAAAAAGATCCTGCTATGTGGCTTCAAATTATAGGCATGTTGAGAAAAATTGATGAAAGATACACTTTACACATAGCTGGGGATTTTCAGGAAATAAGGTACGCTAATTATTTCAAACACTTCATAAAGGACGCAGGCCTTGAAAAGAACGTAAAACTCTACGGCTGGGTCGAGGACGTGAACGCTTTTCTTGAAGATAAAAATTATCTGCTTTCAACGAGTATTCATGAAAGCTTCGGGTACAACATTGCTGAAGCGATGGCAAAAGGGATAAAACCTATTATACATAACTACGCTGGGGCAAAGACGCAGTGGCCAGATGATCTTGTATTTAACTTTATCGACGAAGTAATTCGAATTGTAACCAGCAGAGATTACAACTCAGAGAAATATAGATCGTTTGTCGAAAAAAACTGTTCTCTTGAGAAGCAAATTACATCAATATTGAGCATTGTCCAACTTCAAGATAACAACAGAACAAAAAATAAATCAATCCATAAGAAATCAACCACAGACACAGAGAATAGTTTCGCGAAAATATGGAAAGAGTATAGTAAAATTGATTCTTTCACGATCATGAACGATCTTCCAGGAAAAAGTCTTAGATCAGAATTCGTAAGTTTATTAGAGCGCTTTTTTATTCTCAATAAAGCACGGATTTTAGAAGTCGGAACTGGAACAGGGGCGTTCTCAATTGAACTTGCACTCAGAGAAGCAGATGTCACTGGTATAGACATCGATCCTACTTCCATCGAACTAGCAATCAGGATAAGCAAGGATTATAATGTTGAAAACGTTGAATTCAAAGTAGGTGATGGTTTCAAACTAACAGAATCGTTCAAACCACAGGAGTTTGATATTGCTTTCAACATGGGAGTGGTTGAACACTTTAAAGATGACGACATAATCAAAATGTTAAAGCAGATGGGTGAAGTTGCGAAATTCGTTGTAGTAGGCGTTCCGTACAGTGGTTCGTTTGTTTACAAAACAGCAAAAGAAACCGCTCAAAAACTTGGTGCCTGGGAATATGGTTTTGAAAGAGATTTTTTAACCTTGGAACCTCTTATCAGACGAGCAGGTTTGATCCCTCTTCATGAAGAAGTAATAGGAGTTCTGGCAGAACCGTTTTACCTGAGAAGGATAAATCCAGAGTGGGTACCTTTAAAAATAGCTGAGAATTTGCAAAAATATTTTCAAGGTGAAAAAGTTGGTTCATGGCTGATTTGTTTTGCAACAAAATGGCCAGGTTACGCAGATGAATTTCTGAAATTAGATGATCACAAGAAAATAAAGTTTGAAAGCACACAAATAAGCTTATTAACTGTCCCCAAGCCGCTGGTTTCTATTGTTATACCTGTTTTGAACGGAGCAAATTATGTAAAAAGACTCGTGGATAATATTAAACGGATCGATTATGAGAATTTCGAAGTTGTATTAGTTGACGATGGTTCAACTGATGGAACAGCTGATTTATTTGAAAGGCTCATAAAAGGAGAACCTAAGTTACGAGAGAAGATTTTGATAATTAGAAATAAAGAAAACGTTGGAACCTTTCACTCAAGATTGATAGGCGTTAAACACAGCCAAGGATCATTTGTTTTCTTTCATGATATTGATGATCTTGTTTACTCCAAAGGAGTCAAAAAACTTCTGGATGATTTGTTGAATTTTCCGAACAAAAAAACATTACTCACTGTAACAAATGCTTTGATGTCAGGAGAACAGTTCAATGGAGAAATTTGGTGTAGTAATTTTTACAAAAACAAAGAAGAATTGTTTGTTTCAGAAATCACTTCTCTTTCAGGGAAATTTTCGATAATAGACACTCTTATAGAACGTATCCCTCTTCAAAAAGCTTATGAAGAACTTGCCGAAGTTCTTCATAAAGTAGGAATAATAAAAATGACGATTGCCGAGGATACAATTCTTGCCGATTATCTTTTATTGGAGCATTTTGTGGAAAAAATGATTCCTACTTTCTACACTTTCCTGGGCTATGAGGTCGGTAACTTACAATCGAGCTCAAAAAAACTTTTGGAAAGGATCAAACAGATTCCCATACAAATCTCTTTCCTCATGGTAATGTCACAAAAAGAAAAATTATTCGATAAGGCAACTCTCAATCAGCTTGAAAATACTGTGAAGCAAAGCGCTGCTAGAATCTATGGTCAGGAATTGGGACAGAAATTCTTTGAAAACTATCTAGAATTCAAACGTCGCTTTTCCAGTATACTTCTATAA
- the ubiE gene encoding bifunctional demethylmenaquinone methyltransferase/2-methoxy-6-polyprenyl-1,4-benzoquinol methylase UbiE has product MRLFDRIAEKYDLLNRILSFGMDTKWRKRVVELILEVNPEKVLDLATGTGDVARLLKRKAPHLEITGLDSSSKMLEIAEKRLKDGEFIVGDAHNLPFYDRSFDAITVAFGFRNFSDRRRVLRECRRVLKRKGRLVILELLPPNTKRFTGKIYSFYLKTWVPFVGGLFSGDFHAYRYLSTSVLNFLTPDQIVEMMKEEGFEVSFEPLFFSVAGIFIGDLIW; this is encoded by the coding sequence ATGAGGCTTTTCGACAGAATAGCGGAAAAGTACGATCTTTTGAATAGAATCCTCTCTTTTGGCATGGATACAAAATGGAGAAAACGGGTAGTGGAACTCATCCTTGAGGTGAATCCAGAAAAGGTCCTCGATCTTGCCACAGGAACCGGAGATGTAGCCAGACTCCTGAAAAGAAAAGCACCGCATCTCGAAATCACAGGCCTGGATTCTTCATCGAAGATGCTGGAAATAGCAGAAAAGAGATTGAAAGATGGAGAGTTCATCGTAGGAGACGCTCACAATCTTCCTTTCTACGATAGAAGTTTCGATGCCATCACCGTGGCTTTCGGCTTCAGAAATTTCTCAGACAGAAGAAGAGTCCTGAGAGAGTGCAGAAGAGTTCTCAAAAGAAAGGGAAGGTTGGTGATCCTTGAACTCCTTCCACCTAACACCAAAAGATTCACGGGAAAGATCTACTCTTTTTATTTGAAGACCTGGGTTCCATTCGTTGGGGGTCTTTTCAGTGGGGATTTCCATGCCTACAGGTACCTCTCCACCTCAGTCCTCAACTTCCTGACACCGGATCAAATAGTGGAGATGATGAAAGAAGAAGGCTTCGAGGTGAGTTTTGAACCTCTTTTCTTCTCTGTAGCGGGAATTTTCATCGGCGATTTGATTTGGTGA
- a CDS encoding nucleoside kinase: protein MRKITLRSKLDGREIVFEENQNLFDIAREYQKYYRYKILAARVNNRIIELFRTPDRSGELEFLDLTDPDGLRIYQRGLVFLASLAVRKLNSEWRLKVLHSLGKGIYCEIYKGNELIVPDQNQVFAIKDKMRELVEKDLPIEKRTFYKDEAREILMKEGLVKTVNLFKYRKKRTVKLYHCDGFWAYFYGYLPPSTGRIDVFDVQPYNQGLVLVHPDPKTRELPVIHMPKLSQVFLEYARWLNVLELEYVSDLNDIIARGERHVADLMLLSEALHEKKISDIADEIAKDKRKRLILIAGPSSSGKTTFAKRLSLQLRVNGLKPVAISLDDYFVDREKTPRDENGNYDFDSIEALDIELFNRNLQDLLAGKEVVLPKFNFKTGKRMRGPTLKLEKDNIIIVEGIHGLNERLTASIPKEQKFKIYVSALTQLNIDDHNRVTTTDTRLIRRIVRDYKFRGHTAYDTLKMWPNVRKGEERNIFPFQEEADVMFNSALVYEIPVLRIFAEPLLVQVPEDVPEYSEALRLLKLLDFFLPITNIEDIPDKSILREFIGRSIFKY from the coding sequence ATGCGAAAGATCACACTTCGTTCAAAACTGGACGGGAGAGAGATCGTTTTCGAGGAAAATCAAAATCTCTTCGATATAGCCAGAGAGTACCAGAAGTACTACAGGTACAAAATACTGGCTGCGAGGGTGAACAACAGGATAATAGAACTCTTCAGAACACCCGATAGAAGCGGAGAACTCGAATTTTTAGACCTCACAGATCCCGACGGACTCAGAATATACCAGAGAGGACTCGTCTTCCTCGCAAGTCTCGCCGTGAGAAAACTGAATTCGGAATGGCGATTGAAGGTCCTTCACTCACTCGGGAAGGGGATATACTGCGAAATCTATAAGGGAAATGAATTAATCGTTCCCGATCAGAATCAGGTGTTCGCCATAAAAGATAAGATGAGAGAACTCGTCGAGAAAGATCTGCCTATTGAGAAGAGAACGTTCTACAAAGACGAAGCAAGGGAGATATTAATGAAGGAAGGACTTGTGAAAACGGTCAACCTCTTCAAGTACAGAAAGAAGAGAACCGTGAAGCTTTACCACTGCGATGGTTTTTGGGCGTACTTCTACGGATATCTTCCACCGAGCACCGGCAGGATTGACGTTTTCGATGTTCAGCCCTACAATCAGGGGCTCGTTCTTGTCCATCCGGATCCAAAAACAAGAGAGCTTCCCGTCATCCACATGCCCAAACTCTCCCAGGTGTTCCTCGAATACGCCCGATGGCTGAACGTTCTGGAACTCGAGTACGTATCCGATCTCAACGATATCATAGCCCGTGGGGAAAGGCACGTGGCTGACCTTATGCTTCTTTCCGAAGCACTTCATGAAAAGAAGATCTCAGACATAGCGGATGAAATCGCAAAAGACAAAAGAAAACGGCTCATTCTGATTGCGGGTCCTTCCTCTTCGGGAAAGACCACCTTCGCCAAGAGACTCTCACTCCAGCTCAGAGTGAACGGTCTAAAACCGGTTGCCATTTCCCTTGACGACTACTTTGTGGACAGAGAAAAAACACCGCGTGATGAAAACGGAAACTACGATTTCGACTCGATAGAGGCCCTCGACATAGAACTCTTCAACAGGAACCTTCAGGATCTTTTGGCTGGAAAAGAGGTGGTCCTGCCGAAGTTCAACTTCAAGACCGGAAAGAGAATGAGAGGTCCCACGCTCAAATTGGAGAAGGACAACATCATCATCGTCGAAGGAATACACGGTCTGAACGAACGTCTGACGGCCTCAATACCGAAAGAGCAAAAGTTCAAGATATACGTGAGTGCATTGACTCAGCTGAACATAGACGATCACAACAGAGTCACAACAACGGACACGCGGCTCATCAGAAGAATCGTGAGGGACTACAAGTTCCGGGGACACACCGCGTACGATACATTGAAGATGTGGCCAAACGTCAGAAAGGGTGAAGAAAGAAACATCTTCCCGTTCCAGGAAGAGGCCGATGTGATGTTCAACTCGGCCCTGGTTTACGAAATACCAGTGCTCAGGATATTCGCTGAACCGCTTCTCGTTCAAGTTCCGGAAGATGTTCCAGAGTACTCGGAAGCGCTGAGACTTCTGAAACTTCTGGACTTCTTCCTTCCGATCACGAACATAGAAGATATTCCCGATAAATCGATCCTCAGAGAGTTCATAGGAAGGAGTATCTTCAAATATTGA
- the aglA gene encoding alpha-glucosidase AglA, which yields MKISIIGAGSVRFALQLVGDIAQTEELSREDTHIYMMDVHERRLNASYILARKYVEELNSPVKIVKTSSLDEAIDGADFIINTAYPYDPRYHDSGSQRWDEVTKVGEKHGYYRGIDSQELNMVSTYTYVLSSYPDMKLALEIAEKMKKMAPKAYLMQTANPVFEITQAVRRWTGANIVGFCHGVAGVYEVFEKLDLDPEEVDWQVAGVNHGIWLNRFRYRGEDAYPLLDEWIEKKLPEWEPKNPWDTQMSPAAMDMYKFYGMLPIGDTVRNGSWKYHYNLETKKKWFGKFGGIDNEVERPKFHEQLRRARERLIKLAEEVQQNPGMKLTEEHPEIFPKGKLSGEQHIPFINAIANNKRVRLFLNVENQGTLKDFPDDVVMELPVWVDCCGIHREKVEPDLTHRIKIFYLWPRILRMEWNLEAYISRDRKVLEEILIRDPRTKSYEQIVQVLDEIFNLPFNEELRRYYKEKL from the coding sequence ATGAAGATCTCCATCATCGGAGCAGGAAGTGTGAGGTTCGCACTTCAGCTTGTGGGAGACATCGCTCAGACGGAGGAACTTTCAAGGGAAGATACACACATCTACATGATGGACGTTCACGAAAGAAGACTGAACGCATCTTACATCCTCGCAAGAAAGTACGTGGAAGAGCTGAACTCTCCTGTGAAGATCGTAAAAACATCCAGTCTGGATGAAGCCATAGATGGAGCAGACTTCATCATAAACACCGCCTATCCTTACGATCCGAGGTACCACGACAGCGGCTCTCAAAGATGGGACGAGGTCACAAAGGTCGGTGAAAAACACGGCTACTACAGAGGAATAGACAGTCAAGAGCTGAACATGGTTTCCACTTACACCTACGTTCTTTCTTCTTATCCCGACATGAAGCTCGCCCTCGAGATAGCGGAGAAGATGAAAAAGATGGCACCCAAAGCGTACTTGATGCAGACGGCAAATCCCGTCTTCGAGATCACGCAGGCGGTGAGAAGGTGGACTGGTGCGAACATAGTGGGGTTCTGCCACGGTGTTGCCGGGGTTTATGAAGTCTTCGAAAAACTCGACCTCGATCCGGAAGAGGTAGACTGGCAGGTCGCCGGGGTGAACCACGGTATCTGGCTGAACAGGTTCAGATACAGAGGAGAAGATGCATACCCGCTTCTTGACGAGTGGATAGAGAAGAAGCTACCAGAGTGGGAGCCGAAGAACCCATGGGACACACAGATGTCTCCTGCCGCGATGGATATGTACAAATTTTACGGTATGCTTCCGATAGGTGACACCGTGAGGAACGGCAGCTGGAAGTACCACTACAACCTGGAGACGAAGAAGAAGTGGTTTGGAAAGTTCGGCGGTATAGACAACGAAGTGGAAAGACCGAAATTCCACGAGCAACTCAGAAGAGCAAGAGAGCGCCTCATAAAACTCGCAGAAGAGGTTCAGCAAAACCCAGGTATGAAACTCACAGAGGAACATCCCGAGATCTTCCCGAAAGGAAAACTCAGCGGAGAACAGCACATTCCTTTCATCAACGCGATAGCGAACAACAAACGTGTGAGGCTCTTTCTGAACGTGGAGAACCAGGGAACACTCAAAGACTTTCCCGATGATGTCGTGATGGAACTTCCCGTCTGGGTGGACTGCTGTGGAATCCACAGAGAGAAAGTGGAACCCGATCTCACCCACCGGATAAAGATCTTCTATCTGTGGCCCAGGATTCTGAGAATGGAGTGGAACTTAGAAGCATACATCTCGAGGGACAGAAAGGTGCTCGAAGAAATCCTCATCAGAGATCCAAGGACAAAATCCTACGAGCAGATCGTGCAAGTGCTCGATGAGATCTTCAACCTGCCGTTCAACGAAGAGTTGAGGAGATACTACAAAGAGAAACTCTGA
- a CDS encoding NAD(P)/FAD-dependent oxidoreductase, which yields MKVVIVGNGPGGVELAKQLSEEHEVTIVERETVPYYTKPMLSHYVAGLAEEKSLFPYPIDWYEKKGIKLLLGTTAKRIDAEKKVLETDRGTLEYDVLVLATGAKPRTLKIPGWERMYTLRTIEDAKRLKGAVEREKDLLIIGGGFIGLEIAGNLSKQGIKVKVVEKMTRLMGLDEELTERIKGELEKHGVEFYLGRDVERIENDVLVTDKEEIPARVILCSIGIVPEVSLAKESGLDVNRGILVDKTFRTSKPDIYAIGDCAEHEGIICGTAKAAMAHAKVLANTLKGIPDEYDFHFRSSYFKFGDFPIAIVGELTDRGEWIDSETKSFYRDEKIVGVVVLSDVRKAREWEERLRSTR from the coding sequence GTGAAAGTAGTGATCGTTGGAAACGGCCCCGGCGGGGTTGAACTCGCAAAACAGCTTTCAGAAGAACACGAGGTCACCATCGTGGAAAGAGAAACGGTGCCCTACTACACGAAACCCATGCTCAGCCATTACGTCGCGGGACTGGCGGAAGAAAAAAGTCTCTTTCCCTATCCGATCGACTGGTACGAAAAGAAGGGAATAAAACTCCTTCTTGGAACAACCGCAAAGAGAATAGACGCAGAAAAGAAAGTTCTCGAAACAGACAGAGGAACCCTTGAATATGACGTCCTCGTTCTCGCAACGGGTGCAAAGCCAAGGACACTGAAGATACCCGGCTGGGAGCGAATGTACACTCTGAGGACGATAGAAGATGCAAAAAGATTGAAAGGAGCAGTAGAAAGAGAGAAAGATCTTCTCATCATCGGCGGAGGGTTCATCGGTCTTGAAATCGCAGGAAATCTGTCGAAGCAGGGTATCAAAGTGAAAGTGGTTGAGAAAATGACCCGTCTCATGGGGCTGGACGAAGAACTGACAGAGAGAATAAAAGGAGAGCTCGAAAAACACGGAGTGGAGTTTTACCTCGGCAGGGACGTGGAGAGAATAGAAAACGATGTTCTCGTCACAGACAAAGAAGAGATACCGGCGAGGGTGATTCTCTGCTCCATAGGAATTGTCCCGGAGGTGTCGCTCGCAAAGGAGAGCGGACTCGATGTGAACAGAGGCATCTTGGTGGACAAAACGTTCAGAACCTCGAAACCTGACATATATGCCATTGGAGACTGCGCAGAGCACGAAGGCATCATCTGTGGAACGGCGAAAGCCGCTATGGCACACGCGAAAGTTCTGGCAAACACGTTGAAGGGCATACCCGATGAGTACGATTTCCACTTCAGATCTTCTTACTTCAAGTTCGGAGACTTTCCTATAGCCATAGTTGGAGAGCTCACAGACAGAGGAGAGTGGATCGACAGCGAAACAAAGTCTTTCTACAGAGACGAAAAAATCGTCGGTGTGGTCGTTCTCTCCGACGTGAGAAAAGCCAGGGAGTGGGAGGAAAGACTAAGAAGCACGCGATGA
- a CDS encoding FprA family A-type flavoprotein: MPKIWTERIFDDPEIYVLRIDDDRIRYFEAVWEIPEGISYNAYLVKLNGANVLIDGWKGNYAKEFIDALSKIVDPKEITHIIVNHTEPDHSGSLPATLKTIGHDVEIIASNFGKRLLEGFYGIKDVTVVKDGEEREIGGKKFKFVMTPWLHWPDTMVTYLDGILFSCDVGGGYLLPEILDDSNESVVERYLPHVTKYIVTVIGHYKNYILEGAEKLSSLKIKALLPGHGLIWKKDPQRLLNHYVSVAKGDPKKGKVTVIYDSMYGFVENVMKKAIDSLKEKGFTPVVYKFSDEERPAISEILKDIPDSEALIFGVSTYEAEIHPLMRFTLLEIIDKANYEKPVLVFGVHGWAPSAERTAGELLKETKFRILSFTEIKGSNMDERKIEEAISLLKKELE; this comes from the coding sequence ATGCCAAAAATCTGGACTGAAAGGATCTTCGACGATCCGGAAATCTACGTTTTGAGGATAGATGATGACCGAATAAGATACTTCGAAGCGGTCTGGGAAATACCCGAAGGGATCAGCTACAACGCATATCTTGTGAAGCTGAATGGTGCAAACGTTCTGATAGACGGCTGGAAGGGAAACTACGCAAAAGAGTTCATCGACGCTCTGTCCAAGATCGTTGATCCCAAAGAGATCACGCACATCATCGTAAACCACACCGAGCCGGACCACAGCGGATCTCTCCCCGCAACACTCAAAACGATTGGACACGATGTGGAAATAATCGCTTCGAACTTCGGAAAAAGACTTCTCGAAGGCTTCTACGGCATAAAAGACGTGACTGTCGTGAAGGATGGAGAAGAGAGAGAAATCGGAGGAAAAAAATTCAAATTCGTCATGACTCCATGGCTTCACTGGCCCGACACGATGGTGACGTATCTTGATGGAATTCTCTTCAGCTGTGATGTGGGTGGTGGATACCTGCTCCCAGAGATCCTGGACGACTCAAACGAGAGCGTTGTGGAAAGGTACCTTCCCCACGTCACAAAGTACATCGTCACGGTGATAGGCCATTACAAGAATTACATCCTCGAAGGTGCGGAAAAGCTCTCCAGTCTGAAGATAAAGGCGCTCCTTCCAGGGCACGGACTGATCTGGAAGAAAGATCCTCAGAGACTTTTGAATCACTACGTGAGCGTTGCAAAGGGAGATCCGAAAAAAGGAAAGGTCACGGTGATCTACGATTCCATGTACGGCTTCGTCGAGAACGTGATGAAGAAGGCGATCGACTCTCTCAAGGAGAAAGGTTTCACACCGGTTGTGTACAAATTCTCCGACGAAGAGAGACCCGCGATCAGCGAGATCCTGAAAGACATCCCGGACAGTGAAGCACTGATCTTCGGTGTTTCCACCTACGAAGCAGAGATACATCCACTCATGAGATTCACCCTTCTCGAGATAATAGATAAAGCGAACTACGAAAAACCCGTCCTCGTCTTTGGAGTGCACGGCTGGGCTCCATCCGCAGAAAGAACAGCAGGAGAGCTTCTGAAAGAAACGAAGTTCAGAATTCTCTCCTTCACGGAGATAAAAGGTTCAAACATGGATGAGAGAAAGATCGAAGAGGCGATATCTCTTCTCAAAAAAGAACTGGAGTGA